ATTCAGACACGCGCCAGCCTAAAGTTAGTGCAGTTATTGGCGTCGTTACAGTAGATATCAATTCAAATAATAGTAATGGTAGTAGCAATAGCAATAATGACGACAATGCCGAGTTTGATTTGTTTGAATTTAATTTTTTACAAAGATGATTTTTTTGGACATAGTATAATCTTACATCAGTAAAATAGTTTAAAAAAAAGGGTCTGTTAAATAGTTAACAGACCCTTTTTTCTTACCCTAATTAGCAATAACTACTTAAGGTAGCAAATTAAAGAAGTGTTGACGATAGTGTTTTAGCTCACGAATAGAGTCGCGGATATCGTCTAATGCTAAATGACTGCCATTCTTTTCAAAGTTTTTAAGGATATCCGGACGCCAGCGAAAGCACAGCTCTTTTATAGAGGAAACATCGAGATTACGATAATGGAAGAATTTTTCTAATTCTGGCATTTGTCGCGCCATAAAACGGCGATCTTGGCAGATAGAGTTACCGCACATTGGCGATTTGCCACTGTCGACCCATTTATCGAGAAACTTAATAGTCTCAGCTTCAGCCTCTGCCAAGGTTACTGTACT
This genomic window from Psychrobacter urativorans contains:
- the orn gene encoding oligoribonuclease; amino-acid sequence: MSTSDHPNKIKIKNQGKKGLVWIDLEMTGLDTLNDEIIEIATVVTDEDLNVLAEGPVFAIKVSDQKLNGMDDWNTKQHGQSGLIDRVRRSTVTLAEAEAETIKFLDKWVDSGKSPMCGNSICQDRRFMARQMPELEKFFHYRNLDVSSIKELCFRWRPDILKNFEKNGSHLALDDIRDSIRELKHYRQHFFNLLP